The DNA sequence gtttagtggtgtcgatgtgtcttactgtcgcaaataaaaataccaggataattgcagttttgtccgcaagaaacaggctttgcgcaatgttaacttgatgtctacatgtttcgttgtgtgactgaagaattactcagaaagagaaaataaggatagtcgcgtgtgaacatcactgtggaagcatttattctaaactgggcagttcaaggacgaaatccttgattaaagataggaaaataaacaacaccagaTGCCTGAAATAATAGCATAAATCCATAATCTTTGCATGTTTACAGATCTGTGGAAGCACATCAActgatctgtgaaaaacacacctgacTTCGATCTAGCATGCACGAGGTAGCGACTACGGACTAGTGTttcaacatcacaacaaagagaatcacataccatttcgtattgccgcttatgctggctctgtttcaagcagttccttgtggcctcgccagcattttgacgacgaagaggctcaaacgggcacgctaaaacctcaggctggctgaaaaccggtccgtattccacttgtcttcctcactgcttgagccggccatatttgttgttcaaggctcgtgacgtagcacacgtatgtgcacaaggtcatgagccaagactgcgcgcgcgatgGAACGATTCAGAACAACCAAAAACGAGTCAAAGTAGCCTATActttttggatttctgtgttcatttttacacacgcatttgtggttgatgaattaagagggtcaacgtatcaaaagtgaccctaaaccttggacttttacctgctagtgccttaccgTAAATTCAGTGCCACATGTTTGTGCGGCGACTTTGCCCAATTGACATCAGATTTAAAAGGGTGCAGGAGACAGCAACTTCGGTTTGAAATTACGCTTTTTGCACCTCTCACCGACAAAACTGTTGCTTTCACCAACTatatgtctctctccctctctcaaaatatctccccttcccccacccccaccccatccccccccaccctcaccaCATACCCCGCCCAGCTCTCTCTCGTTATCAGGTCGATCACAATTTATCATCCACTCAATTCCCCAACAGGTACTTGGGTCCTAGGCCTCTCAGTGGGGCTGCCACCGCTACTGGGTTGGGGCGCCTTCAGACTGGAAGAGGCCCAGGCTCTGTGCTCCGTGGACTGGGCGGCGGACACCGGCTACACCACTCTCTTTCTGGCCCTGGTTATCGTGTGTCCACTGCTGGTCCAGTGCTGGTGCTACCTGTCCATCTTCCGCGCTGCCCTGGGCCACACCAAGCGGTCAGCTAAGGTCTTTCCGTCGTCCACTGCCACCACCACCTCTTCTACCACAACggctaccactactactacttctggtgcgtgctgtgtgtgtgtgggtgagcaggatttgtgtgtgagtgtgtatgtgtgtgtgtgtgtgtgtgtgtgtgtgtgtgtgtgtgtgtgtgtgtgtgagtgtgtgtgagtgtgtgtgtgtatgtgtgtaagcgtgtgtcagtgtttgtgtgtatgcgtgtgtgtatgtacgtgtgtgtgtgtgtgtgtgtgtgtgtgtgtgtgtgtgcattgtatattTGTTGTCTTTTTGATCGATTTAGCTTTTATTCTGCTTTGTCAGTCTAATTTACCTTTTCGATGTCTTTTTCCTCCTTCTGCTTGTCCTTCTGTTAAAGCTGCAACAATTTGAATTGGCTTAGCGTTTAATGTCAAGGGCTTCTTACGCGCAAGCATTAACACCTACACACACCATTTCTTTCTTGAATTAAAACCCATTTTGAACGACATTAACTCTTCACTCAACACCACCCTAATTTGCTCTCTTCAGGCAGCAACACAGCGGGTACAAGCACGTCAGACTCGTACGAAGAGGACCCGGGCCACCCCCTCACACAGCGCGTTGCCCACAGCACGGAATGCAAGGCGGTCAAGACTCTGGTGCTTATCGCCGCGGCTTATCTCGTCTGCTGGACGCTCTTTGTCGTGGTGGCGCTGCTAAAATGGGGCGGGGAACACGTGGCGCCATCTGTAGACGCGGCCACTTCCGCCCTGCTTTTCCTGTCCTGCATCCTGAACCCGCTCATCTATGGCTTTATGAACCGCGTCACCAGGTAAGGGAGAGGACCGCGCTTTTGAATAAtaccttgagtgtgtgtgtgtgtgtgtgggggtgggggttgggggtggggggaggtgtatgtgtgttagaatgtgtgtgcgtgtgtttgtgtaggggtgtggcgggtgtgtgtgtgtaggggtgtggtgcatgtgtgtttatgtatgtgtgtgtgtttgtgtgtgcggagggtgcgtgtctgtgtatgtatgtgtttgtgtgtgtgtttatgtgtgtgtgaacccACTTATACTATATGGCTTCATGAACCGGGTCAACAAGTTGGAAGACAAACGCAGTTTTTGATAatcagggtgtgtgtgttggggggggggggtgagggtacGCGCgcatgtctgtgtgcgtgtgtgtgcgtgcgtgtgcttgtgtttgtttAGTCGTTTGTCAGACTTATTCCGTGCCTACCTACCTTTATTTTTATCTCTCAGTATGTATAAAATTTAGAGAAAGACATTTTCCCCGTTTATTTACCGACGAAAATCCATCACTAATTCCTAAATTCTTCCTGCGGCAGGTTTGAAatcgtcaagttctggtgccgcATCTCTCGCCGCCTGTCGGGCCGCCCCCCTCCGCCATTCAACGCCAACCACGACGACCCTGTCTCCTCCACGTGGACCACAACGCTCTCGTCCGGTCGCCAGACCACGGGATTGTGGGTAACCCCCTCTCAGCGCATGCGTCGCAACAGCAAGAGCCTCGCATGCGCAGTACGCAACACGGAAATGCTAACAATCAGggaagagacagagatggaggAGGAGTgcgagagagatggggaggagAGAAGCGGTGTGGTCCTGTCTGTGCCCGCTGCCGGTGCTTCTACTTCACAATGTTTCACGCGGAGGTCGGGTTTGGCCGTCGCTGAGGCCCAAGCGGTAGGCTTAACGCCTGAGAGAGGGGGAAATAATAGTCAGACTTGCAGACTCCAACACAGCGGGTCTGACAATCCTCAGACTGTTCTCAACCCTGTCAGCCTGTGTGCTCAATATCCTGAAGCTGACAACAAGAGAAGAGCGTGCGGGAGTTGCATCCCCGCGTCCAGTCATCATGATCACCACAACCATCATCGCCATCATCTTCATCGTCATCACCACCAGCGCAACGCATCACACAACCACAGCAACGATGTGTGGGATCTGTTCTCCGTGGACCCTAAACTACACGACGGAGCAGATCAGTGTTTTCCTTCAACCTCTCATGGTAAAAGTCGACACTGTTTCCGCAGACACTCTGCAGAAACCATCAGCACGCGATCAAGATTCGGGACAGCTACTGACACGAATAGCAACAGGACCAGAACAAACAGAAGTCGTTGGAAGTTTGTCCAAAACATTCAGAGGTTTCTCCGTCGAAATAGTATCAAGTCTGAGAATGTTTCAAAGCGTGCAGACAAAGAAAATGGCGAACAAGATGCGGCGAGGACGACCTTTATGACAGCAAAAGTGAACAAAACTATAGTAAGACGTTGTCGTTCAACTGGTGATCAGAATATCCCTGGTACTACAATTGAGGATTCATTGGATGAACCTCAAGAAGATTTCTTTGAAAGTGCAGACGAAAACTCGGACTGTGTAAATGACGAtgcaacacaccaacacactgaTGTTTCGGATTCAAGGACGAAGGTCAGAGTTCAAGGTCACCAGGTAAAGGACGTTAAACCTAAACGGCCAAGGGTACACACATTCTCCATATAACGTTACTTTTCCAGTGTGAAATTACTTACACGAAATCCTAAATCGTGTGATTTAATCTAACTTGTTTTGTGTCGCACGTGTAACGGTCTACCAATCCGATACAAGAGTTTGAAATGCCTTGTTCGGTCATGTTTTTTCTCCTCCATGCACAGCGTTCTGCATCATGTACTGAAATTCTGATGCCAGAAATCACCAACACAACTTTAGCAAGGAGACCTGTGTGTAAATGTGCGACAACCCACTGTGTTCGTGAGACATTGAACACCACAAGAGGTTCGATGTCGAAGCATAtccctgtgtttgtgtgtgtgcgtgtgtgtgtgtgtgtgtgtgtgtgtgtgcgtgcgtgcgttcgtgtgtgcaaGTTTGTGTCACacatctgactttctgattttTGGAGATCTTACAAGAGGGGTTTCATATCCTATGAaatctgttcacacacacacacacacacacacacacacacacgcacgcgaagaaagacacacacacacacacgcgaacaaagacacacacacacacataaacaaatgtCTGATGATAGATTACATGCAGAAGTTTATTAGTCTGTCCTCTGATATCAAAATGGATACAATCACacattaggccacaaaaaaaaaattgtctgtttagggtaacatgaccaaaaaaagtagggtcggtaggtaggtagggtttttttttttttttttttttgtgtgtgtgtgtgtgtgtgtaaatgctatgttggctgaacattcacttcttatatttgatgattacatgtttcaaaactaatgtataaataaaacagagagaaagggagagaaagaaacgccaaatgtctctttttagcatttttacctcttttttttcttttttttttttgaaatcaaaaaaaagtttttgggtcggcgccaaatcgatagggtcggtcgggttaccctaaacagacaattttttttttttggccttagtgtcACCCTGACAACGCAGTGTACAGTTACACAGCTGTCACAGGTGATTCCCAATATATACACAGGGAATACATGTACACGCGTACAGGTTCACACGACGGACTGAaagtgtgcacacacacaatctcttgTTTTTGCAAACACTctctaacgcacacacacacacacatactctctctctctcacatttgcacactcactctctctttttaaCACATTGTCTCTTTCCTCTttttgcctctctctttctctctgtaatgCGCTTTCAGACACTTcatcccccaaaaaacaacattcctgaacacagaaaacaaacatcTTCCAAATTGAATAATAGGCATCACTACACCAAAACATTACATTAAACTGCAACTATTTTTCCTCACCAGTTGAGTTTCACAGAAAGAAGTGTTATTCACAGCATAAAAAAGATGCACGGGTGTTTTAGTAATGTTTGAGAGAAGAAGAGCAAAGCATATTGCCAAGCCTGGGCAATGTCCTTCAATGTATGTGTGCGTCTCCCACCTGTGCTTCCAAAGTCTCAAACTTGGCTCCACTAGACCAGGCTGAgccattatacgttatttgtatttttgaccaaaatatgacatattACACAGCTCGAGACAGTCGGTGTTCCTCGAgatgaacaatgactgtcgagatctgtttaaaatgtcatattttggtcaaaaatacaaataacatttaatatgtatcgatcgattccggctagaattccttttagtttttacgATTAAAGGTGCAcgaacatgcactattttgcaGTCTTGCCTGGCCGCGTTAATATGAatttttgtcggactctgacgtcacatggctcaaaaaaggaaaatccaatgttcaatagaTAATAAACTGTCCTTAACTCCACCTGCAGTCAAATTCCCGGACTTTTTATCgcaaattcagtgccaaagcaaATGAGTTTGATGCATCAAATACAGAGTTTCTGCAGAAATGTTAGAGTGCCTGTACCTCCAAACCAGATGAATATTTATTAGCatggtgtatgtgcatgttactGTTATTTGGCGTGCGTGTCCTCGAATCCTctaaccacttctctcccctgtaCAGTAATTTCCTTCTTTTGCTCgagttccttccctttatgtttccctccatctctcttctTGGTTTACTTTGTGGTTCTGTGTgctgttgctttttggttcccattggctcacgtaagtg is a window from the Littorina saxatilis isolate snail1 linkage group LG10, US_GU_Lsax_2.0, whole genome shotgun sequence genome containing:
- the LOC138979145 gene encoding beta-1 adrenergic receptor-like yields the protein MSEKVLTREDVLMTLYLSVLLVLSVMSNGTIGCVFYKKPQLLTVSNNFVLNLACCQLGLSLLVLPFSAASVAGADWLHSAMWCRCQSYLLVVLLVVLHYSLLAISLDRNYAIVNSLRYPYIFTHRLGNTVIAGTWVLGLSVGLPPLLGWGAFRLEEAQALCSVDWAADTGYTTLFLALVIVCPLLVQCWCYLSIFRAALGHTKRSAKVFPSSTATTTSSTTTATTTTTSGSNTAGTSTSDSYEEDPGHPLTQRVAHSTECKAVKTLVLIAAAYLVCWTLFVVVALLKWGGEHVAPSVDAATSALLFLSCILNPLIYGFMNRVTRFEIVKFWCRISRRLSGRPPPPFNANHDDPVSSTWTTTLSSGRQTTGLWVTPSQRMRRNSKSLACAVRNTEMLTIREETEMEEECERDGEERSGVVLSVPAAGASTSQCFTRRSGLAVAEAQAVGLTPERGGNNSQTCRLQHSGSDNPQTVLNPVSLCAQYPEADNKRRACGSCIPASSHHDHHNHHRHHLHRHHHQRNASHNHSNDVWDLFSVDPKLHDGADQCFPSTSHGKSRHCFRRHSAETISTRSRFGTATDTNSNRTRTNRSRWKFVQNIQRFLRRNSIKSENVSKRADKENGEQDAARTTFMTAKVNKTIVRRCRSTGDQNIPGTTIEDSLDEPQEDFFESADENSDCVNDDATHQHTDVSDSRTKVRVQGHQVKDVKPKRPRVHTFSI